TTTCTATTTTAAATGAAGTTATAAAAACTATGATAATAAATGTAGAAAGAATGGCAAATGCTTGTAAAATAGGGCACTTAAGTGCTACTGATTTAGCTGATTATTTAGTTCAAAAACAAGCTATGCCTTTTAGAACTGCATATTATATTACTAAAGATGTGGTGACACTTGCAAATAGTTTAAATAAAGATATAAGTGAATTAACTCTTGAAGAAATAAGAAGTTCAAATGAAAATATTAAAGATATTGATGAAGAGATTTTGATGTATCTAGATTTGAAAGCTTCTATGAATGCAAGAACATCATTTGGTGGAACATCTACAAAAAATACAAAAGAACAAATTGAGATATTTGAGAAGTGGTTAAAAAATTAGATGATTTTAAATCATCTAATTTTTAGTTTAAGAATTCTCTAGATGTCGTATATAGTGCTTGGATATCAGTTTTACCAATAAATCCATCAACACCAATTTGTTTCATTTTATTTTTTACAGCATCTGTTGTCATAGATGAGTTAACAATTACAGGGATATTAGCATATTTGTTACTTGATTTTATAAATTGTGCAACTTGGAATCCATCAGTTTCTGGCATTTCAATATCAGTAATTACTAAACCAACTTCTTCTGGATTAATTTCTCTAATTCTATCTAATAAATCTGCACCATTATTGTAAATTTCATATTTTAAATTTGCTTTTTTGAAAAATTTTCTTAAAACTTCTCTTGCAACATTTGAATCTTCTGCAGCTAAAACAAGTTTTTTACTAGTAAATGGAGCTTCAATATATTTATTCATAACATCATCACCATCATTTACCCAACCAAGGTCTTTTAATAATTGCTCTGCATTAAATACTGTACATAATTCATCTTTATCATGTACTTTCACATACGTTGTATATGTAATTTTTGAATTTGTTTCTTCTGAATGTCTTAACTCATCAGTAGTTTTTTCAACTATATCAAGCATGTCTTTAATTAAAAAACCAACTTTTTTATGGTTAAATTCACAGTAAATGATTAATTTATAATCAGCTAATTCAAGTGTTTTATTACCTAACCATGCGTCAAGTTTTATTAAAGTAACTGGTTCCCCTCTAATAGTTGCAATACCTGCTATGATATCAGTATCAGATGGAGTATCATTTATTGTTACTTCTTCAGTTATTACAAAAGCTTTTACTTTTGCGATGTTAATTGCATAAATATTATTTTTACCAGTATAAAATACAGCTAATTGTTGCACATTTCTAAGATGCCCTTGAGTCATTTGCTCAACACTATTCATACCACTCATGTATTCCCTTTTTTGCAAATATTCTTATTATAATGATTTTTTTCTTATAGTTTATTGATTTTTTCTAATTAGCAATTATTTTTTGAATTGTAACAGAAGACATCATTAAACCAAAAGAACCAGTAACACCCTCAAAGCTGCCTTTTTCAATGCAATTTGGATTTTCACCTGAAAAGATTACTTTGAACTTCTTTTTAAAGCCTCTTTTTTTTAATTCATATCTGATTTTTCTAATAAATGGATCATTGTACGTATCCCAAATTGAAATATATTCAATCTTAGATGGATCGATTCTTTTTGCACTACCACTTGTACTTATA
This portion of the Arcobacter nitrofigilis DSM 7299 genome encodes:
- a CDS encoding chemotaxis protein CheV, with protein sequence MSGMNSVEQMTQGHLRNVQQLAVFYTGKNNIYAINIAKVKAFVITEEVTINDTPSDTDIIAGIATIRGEPVTLIKLDAWLGNKTLELADYKLIIYCEFNHKKVGFLIKDMLDIVEKTTDELRHSEETNSKITYTTYVKVHDKDELCTVFNAEQLLKDLGWVNDGDDVMNKYIEAPFTSKKLVLAAEDSNVAREVLRKFFKKANLKYEIYNNGADLLDRIREINPEEVGLVITDIEMPETDGFQVAQFIKSSNKYANIPVIVNSSMTTDAVKNKMKQIGVDGFIGKTDIQALYTTSREFLN